GGCGCAGGAAGGTAAGAATGCATTCCTGGAAAAGCGTAAGCCTGACTTCAAGAAATTCCCAAAATTTCCATAGCCATGACTTTTAAGGCAACGATACGTTCTTCAATATTGCATTTTAAACAACCGGCGGGTACTTCGCGCGGGGTGTACAATACCCGAAAGGTATGGTACGTTACCCTCGCTTCCGTGGAGGAGCCTTTGCGAATCGGGATAGGGGAGTGTGCTCCGCTACCTGCTCTGAGCTGTGATGACCTGCCGGATTATGAAGATATTCTCAAAGCGGCATGTCGGAGACTGGAGGAGACCGGGGAGCTGGATAAGGAGGCGCTGCGTCCGTATCCTTCCATCGTGTTTGGGCTGGAGACGGCTCTTCTGCATTACAAAGCCAACAGCTTTGCGTTGTGGGATACCCCTTTCTCTCGTGGAGAGAGCGGAATTACCATCAACGGACTGATATGGATGGGCGACTATGCACAGATGTTCCATCAGATTGAGAAGAAGATGGAGCAGGGGTTCCGTTGCATTAAATTAAAAATCGGAGCGATTAACTTTGAACAGGAGTTGTCGCTCTTAAGGCATATCCGAAAGCATTTTACCGCCAGAGAGGTGGAACTCAGGGTGGATGCCAACGGGGCGTTTGCTCCGGATGATGCGTTGAACAAGCTGAACCGCCTGGCGGAGCTGGACATCCACTCCATAGAACAACCCATCCGGGCTGGACAGTGGGAGGAGATGGCGCGGTTGACGAAAGCAACGCCGATACCGATTGCGCTGGACGAGGAACTGATAGGCTGTAATACGGTTGCCGGAAAGAGGGAGTTGCTGAATAAGATTGCTCCGCAATACATCATTCTGAAACCTTCTCTTCATGGAGGGATAAGCGGTTGCACGGAATGGATAGATGAGGCTGAAAGTCGGCAAATTGGCTGGTGGGTAACTTCCGCCTTGGAATCGAACATCGGATTGAATGCCATTGCTCAATGGTGCGCCACACTTTCGCCCACACTTCCACAGGGACTGGGAACAGGAATGCTTTTTACGGATAATGTAGCCATGGCGCTGAGTATCCGGGGAGATAAGCTGTGGTACAATGCAAAGCCAGAGGATGAAGTATGAGCTTAACATAGAAAAACAGACGCTGACGCTCGACGGGACGACCTATTCTCCGGGAGAGATTCAGCGTTTTTTGAAGGATAAACCCGTCTATGCCGGGTTGCATGCTTTCCTTAGTCAGTGGTTTGACGGAGATGATTGCATCAGAGTGCATACATCGGGCTCTACCGGAAAGCCGAAAGAGCTGGTCGTCCGTAAGGAACAGATGATGCAGAGCGCCCGCCTCACCTGTGAGTTTCTGAACCTGAGTAAAGGAGATAGCGCATTGATATGCATGTCGATGGAGTATATCGCGGGGAAGATGATGGCGGTACGGGCATTGGTGGCCGGACTGGACATTCATTTTATTCCCACCTGCGGTCATCCGCTGGAGAAGGTGAAATATCCGTTTCGCTTCCTTTCGATGGTGCCTTTGCAGGTGTTCAATAGTTTGCAGGTGTCCCGGGAGAGGGAGCTTCTAAAGCAATCGGATATCCTGATTATAGGGGGAGGAGCTGTTGACCCGCAGCTGGAAGAAGAGCTGAAAGGATTCCCGGGTGAGATTTACTGTACCTATGGAATGACGGAAACACTTTCGCACATTGCGCTAAGAAGGCTGAACGGTTCGCAGGCTTCGGCCAGCTATCATCCTTTTTCATCGGTCAAGCTGTCACTATCTCCGGAAGGAACTCTGGTGATTGATGCTCCGCTGGTCAATGACGAAAGGCTGGTGACGAATGATATCGCCGAAATTCATGCCGATGGCAGTTTTGATATTCTGGGGCGCAAGGATAACATAATAAATAGCGGAGGCGTCAAGATTCAGATAGAGAAGGTGGAGGAACTGCTGAAACCGCTGATTCAGACTCCTTTTGCAATTACTTCGCGTTCTCATCCTAAATTCGGTGAAGTAGTGGTTCTGCTTGTTGTACCTCACGTGGATACGGAGAAGCTTGTAGATGACATGCAAAAAGTGCTTTCTCCTTATCAATTACCGAAAAAGATTTTCCTGGTAGATGCCATACCGCAGACAGGAAGCGGAAAGATTAGTAGGGTAGAGGTGAAGCGGATGGCTGCCGAACTTCCTTTGGAAGATACTCTTTAATTACGTGAAAGCCACTTCTCTTAGTGTGCCTGAGGTAGCTCAGGGATGTAAAAACTCCATTTTATAAATTTCGAAACGGCGAAAAAGAAACGTTCCCTTTATTTTGCATGATGACAAAGTAAAGGGAACGTTTAAATGGTCTATTTCAAGTTGGCAAACTTCAGGCAGACCGGTTTGTCTATCTTTATCTCTTTTCCGGTATCTTTCAGCAAGCCGCTATTGGAGTCGATGGCGAATATCTGGATGTTGTTATTGTCACGACTGGCCACCAGCAAATATTTTCCGTTTGGAGTGATGATGAAGTTGCGGGGATGTATTCCGGTAAACTGGTAACCAATTCGG
The Bacteroides sedimenti genome window above contains:
- a CDS encoding o-succinylbenzoate synthase encodes the protein MTFKATIRSSILHFKQPAGTSRGVYNTRKVWYVTLASVEEPLRIGIGECAPLPALSCDDLPDYEDILKAACRRLEETGELDKEALRPYPSIVFGLETALLHYKANSFALWDTPFSRGESGITINGLIWMGDYAQMFHQIEKKMEQGFRCIKLKIGAINFEQELSLLRHIRKHFTAREVELRVDANGAFAPDDALNKLNRLAELDIHSIEQPIRAGQWEEMARLTKATPIPIALDEELIGCNTVAGKRELLNKIAPQYIILKPSLHGGISGCTEWIDEAESRQIGWWVTSALESNIGLNAIAQWCATLSPTLPQGLGTGMLFTDNVAMALSIRGDKLWYNAKPEDEV
- a CDS encoding AMP-binding protein produces the protein MQSQRMKYELNIEKQTLTLDGTTYSPGEIQRFLKDKPVYAGLHAFLSQWFDGDDCIRVHTSGSTGKPKELVVRKEQMMQSARLTCEFLNLSKGDSALICMSMEYIAGKMMAVRALVAGLDIHFIPTCGHPLEKVKYPFRFLSMVPLQVFNSLQVSRERELLKQSDILIIGGGAVDPQLEEELKGFPGEIYCTYGMTETLSHIALRRLNGSQASASYHPFSSVKLSLSPEGTLVIDAPLVNDERLVTNDIAEIHADGSFDILGRKDNIINSGGVKIQIEKVEELLKPLIQTPFAITSRSHPKFGEVVVLLVVPHVDTEKLVDDMQKVLSPYQLPKKIFLVDAIPQTGSGKISRVEVKRMAAELPLEDTL